Proteins encoded together in one Synechococcus sp. A15-62 window:
- the pdeM gene encoding ligase-associated DNA damage response endonuclease PdeM: protein MTALEWSWGDSPLRFLPQRALWRAEGRELFVADLHLGKAEAFQAHGIPMPSDGDQGTLNPLLELCHDWSPQRLFVLGDLVHARIGITAPLRETLLALPDLCGCPVVLIGGNHDQDSWIEGLPQQPSQRLGHLWLSHMPERVPEPGLLNVCGHLHPTTRIRSRSDQLRLPCFAFDPNGPRLVIPSFGQLTGGHDCGERYQQWLVAEGSIVPWFDPTPNNRERRIA from the coding sequence ATGACCGCATTGGAGTGGTCCTGGGGCGACAGCCCACTCAGGTTCCTCCCCCAGCGGGCCCTGTGGCGGGCTGAGGGGCGCGAACTGTTTGTTGCCGATCTGCATCTCGGCAAGGCCGAGGCGTTCCAGGCCCATGGCATCCCCATGCCCAGTGATGGGGATCAAGGAACCCTGAATCCGCTGCTGGAGCTCTGCCATGACTGGTCTCCTCAGCGCTTGTTTGTGCTGGGTGATCTCGTGCATGCCCGCATCGGCATCACCGCTCCCCTGCGCGAGACCCTGCTGGCCCTGCCCGATCTCTGTGGTTGCCCGGTGGTGCTGATCGGTGGCAACCACGACCAGGACAGCTGGATTGAAGGCTTGCCCCAGCAGCCTTCTCAGCGGTTGGGCCATCTCTGGTTGAGCCACATGCCCGAACGGGTGCCGGAGCCGGGGTTGTTGAACGTGTGCGGTCACCTGCATCCCACCACCCGGATTCGCAGCCGTTCCGATCAGTTGCGTTTGCCCTGCTTCGCCTTTGATCCGAATGGGCCGCGTTTGGTGATTCCTTCCTTCGGGCAGTTGACGGGAGGCCATGACTGCGGCGAGCGTTACCAGCAATGGCTGGTGGCCGAAGGCTCCATCGTTCCTTGGTTCGATCCAACCCCCAACAACCGAGAGCGAAGGATCGCGTGA
- a CDS encoding transporter substrate-binding domain-containing protein, which produces MRRVRRWSVVLALACFGSALPLQANELKVGISGSAPFVMQDGDSTSGISLDIWRRVAEDNNYSYELIPQPSSKAGIEAVDEGEIDVLVGPISITSGRLAIPGVDFTQPYYLGKSGVLLPMRPPSILSRVQVFFGWAVISSVLVLISVLLLVGSLIWLAERNRNSEQFPQEWLPGISSGMWFALVTLTTVGYGDKAPITRTGRSITGAWMVISLIAVSSLTASLASAFTLFLSGATESAISAPEQLNGRRVAVVKGTSGMELAQRGDMRIVSATSLRSAVQLLVEQQADALIFDRPAIRYHLKNNPDLALRLAPFTLSEETYGFVIKPESPLRTPMDVSILKLQRQGRVAAIANRLLD; this is translated from the coding sequence ATGCGAAGGGTCCGGCGCTGGTCCGTGGTGCTGGCGCTTGCCTGCTTCGGCAGCGCACTGCCCCTGCAGGCCAATGAGCTCAAGGTGGGCATCAGCGGCTCCGCCCCGTTCGTGATGCAGGACGGCGACTCCACCAGCGGCATCAGCCTCGACATCTGGCGGCGCGTCGCCGAAGACAACAACTACAGCTACGAACTGATTCCGCAGCCATCCTCCAAAGCCGGGATTGAAGCGGTTGATGAGGGTGAGATCGACGTACTGGTGGGCCCGATCAGCATCACCTCAGGCCGATTGGCCATACCGGGCGTTGATTTCACCCAGCCCTACTACCTGGGCAAGTCGGGGGTGTTGCTGCCGATGCGCCCGCCGTCGATCCTGAGCCGCGTCCAGGTGTTCTTCGGCTGGGCGGTGATCTCCTCGGTGCTGGTGCTGATCAGCGTTCTGCTGCTGGTGGGCAGCCTGATCTGGCTGGCAGAACGGAACCGCAACAGTGAGCAGTTTCCACAGGAGTGGCTACCGGGCATCAGCAGCGGCATGTGGTTTGCCCTGGTGACCTTGACCACGGTGGGCTACGGCGACAAGGCCCCGATCACACGAACCGGCCGAAGCATCACCGGCGCCTGGATGGTGATCTCCCTGATCGCGGTGTCGTCCCTCACCGCCAGCCTCGCCTCGGCGTTCACCCTGTTCCTCTCCGGTGCCACCGAATCGGCCATCAGCGCTCCTGAACAACTCAACGGCCGTCGGGTTGCTGTGGTGAAGGGCACCAGTGGCATGGAGCTGGCCCAACGCGGTGACATGCGGATCGTCAGCGCCACCAGCCTCAGGAGTGCCGTTCAACTACTGGTGGAGCAGCAGGCCGATGCGTTGATCTTTGATCGACCCGCCATTCGCTACCACCTCAAAAACAATCCCGACCTCGCCCTGCGCCTCGCCCCCTTCACCCTGTCGGAGGAGACGTACGGCTTCGTGATCAAACCGGAGAGCCCCCTGCGCACGCCCATGGACGTCTCCATTCTTAAATTGCAACGGCAGGGGAGGGTTGCAGCCATTGCCAACCGGCTGCTGGATTGA
- a CDS encoding CopG family transcriptional regulator — MSLLQDLVQELQQRIEGQAAAPSTAAVADAAGSERINVTLPRGVMDDLKRHALAEGRSCGNLAAYLLEEALRRHRPLG, encoded by the coding sequence GTGTCTCTCCTTCAGGATCTGGTTCAGGAGTTGCAGCAGCGGATCGAGGGCCAGGCCGCGGCTCCCAGCACGGCTGCGGTGGCGGACGCCGCCGGCTCCGAGCGCATCAACGTCACCCTGCCCCGTGGGGTGATGGATGACCTCAAGCGTCATGCCCTCGCTGAAGGGCGCAGTTGCGGCAATCTGGCCGCCTATTTGTTGGAAGAGGCCCTGCGTCGCCATCGCCCTCTGGGCTGA
- a CDS encoding PCC domain-containing protein has product MQPLPLKLAPGSDLRLSLEELAQRDGISGFVLGVVGNLTKASFQCPGQAEPTVLEGDLEVITLNGTFSPEGVHLHLSLSDGACQVWGGHLEPGTIVQKGVDLLIGVLEQREGRPARQTAAAAPKIEIAVLPGCPWCSRALRILRTLDLPHTVTTVNDDAAFQAVQQRSGMTTFPQVFIDGSVIGGYDDLAAMQAAGELDALR; this is encoded by the coding sequence ATGCAACCCCTGCCGCTGAAGCTTGCTCCCGGCAGTGATCTGCGCCTCAGCCTCGAAGAACTGGCCCAGCGGGATGGCATCAGCGGCTTTGTTCTCGGCGTGGTCGGCAACCTGACCAAGGCGTCCTTTCAATGCCCCGGCCAGGCGGAACCCACCGTGCTGGAGGGCGACCTTGAGGTGATCACCCTCAATGGAACCTTTTCCCCCGAGGGCGTTCACCTGCACCTGAGCCTCTCGGATGGGGCCTGTCAGGTGTGGGGAGGCCATCTGGAGCCCGGCACGATCGTGCAGAAGGGCGTCGACCTCCTGATAGGCGTGCTGGAGCAACGCGAAGGCCGCCCCGCGCGTCAGACCGCAGCAGCAGCACCAAAGATCGAGATCGCCGTGCTGCCCGGATGCCCCTGGTGCAGCCGAGCCCTGCGCATCCTGAGAACCCTGGATCTGCCCCACACCGTCACCACCGTCAATGACGACGCAGCCTTCCAGGCCGTGCAGCAGCGCAGTGGAATGACCACCTTCCCCCAGGTGTTCATCGACGGATCGGTGATTGGTGGCTACGACGATCTCGCCGCCATGCAAGCCGCCGGTGAACTCGACGCCCTCCGCTGA
- a CDS encoding DUF6737 family protein — translation MNSTPSADQPELKPQEQPKFWSLKPWWCQPWSIVSTGVLLVGGSWAVLHRLWISLPLALGVLAWWLLFLVLVPAAYRSAAEANQ, via the coding sequence GTGAACTCGACGCCCTCCGCTGATCAGCCGGAGCTGAAGCCTCAGGAACAGCCAAAGTTCTGGTCGCTGAAACCCTGGTGGTGCCAGCCCTGGTCGATCGTCTCCACGGGAGTGCTGTTGGTCGGCGGGTCCTGGGCAGTGCTGCATCGCCTCTGGATCAGCCTTCCGCTGGCACTGGGTGTGCTGGCGTGGTGGCTGCTGTTTCTGGTGCTCGTCCCCGCCGCCTACCGGTCGGCAGCGGAGGCGAACCAATGA
- a CDS encoding NAD(P)/FAD-dependent oxidoreductase — protein sequence MIRSDVDVLVIGSGIGGLCAAGLCARAGREVLVLEAHHQPGGAAHGFQRQGYHFESGPSLWSGLGRWPSSNPLAQVLRALGQSVEVIPYRSWDVLLPEGDLRIAVGHDDFEAVVRSLRGPEVAAEWRRFVEALQPIAAAADALPLLALRPGVDGMAQLLKRGGRLLPHLAAMRHLSGSFGPLVDRHLSDPFLRHWVDLLSFLISGMPMGDTNAAAMATLFGEWFEPDAHLDYPVGGSAAVVEALVRGLEAHGGILHTGTAVQQLRVEGDRVVGVTLADGTQIAARQVICNADIWSTLGLLPESVAPKWQRQRQATPACNGFLHLHLGFDASGLEDLPIHTVWVDDWERGIDAERNAVVLSIPSVLDPSMAPAGRHVLHAYTPASEPWEIWADLERDSAAYQQRKKERCAVFWRVLERRIPDIRDRCELIMEGTPLTHSHFLNVHQGSYGPALSAAEGLFPGVTTPLANLWLCGASTFPGIGIPPVAASGAMAAHAVLGRETQNSLLRELEL from the coding sequence ATGATCAGAAGCGACGTCGACGTTCTGGTGATCGGCAGCGGCATCGGCGGACTCTGTGCCGCAGGTTTGTGTGCCCGTGCCGGCAGAGAGGTGCTGGTGCTGGAAGCCCATCACCAACCCGGTGGAGCCGCCCATGGCTTTCAACGCCAGGGCTATCACTTTGAATCCGGTCCATCCCTCTGGAGTGGCCTGGGGCGTTGGCCCAGCAGCAATCCCCTGGCCCAGGTGCTGCGCGCGCTGGGGCAGAGCGTGGAGGTGATTCCCTATCGCAGCTGGGATGTGCTGTTGCCGGAAGGGGATCTGCGCATCGCCGTTGGGCACGACGATTTTGAGGCTGTGGTGCGCAGCCTGCGTGGCCCCGAGGTGGCCGCCGAATGGCGTCGCTTTGTGGAGGCGCTCCAGCCGATTGCCGCTGCTGCCGATGCTTTGCCCTTGCTGGCTTTGCGGCCTGGTGTGGATGGCATGGCGCAACTGCTGAAGCGCGGTGGACGCCTGTTGCCGCACCTTGCGGCGATGCGTCACCTCTCCGGTTCCTTTGGCCCCCTGGTTGATCGTCACCTCAGCGATCCCTTCCTGCGCCATTGGGTGGATCTGCTCTCCTTCCTGATCAGCGGCATGCCGATGGGAGACACCAACGCTGCAGCCATGGCGACGCTGTTCGGCGAGTGGTTTGAGCCGGATGCCCATCTCGACTATCCCGTTGGCGGCAGTGCTGCGGTGGTTGAGGCCCTGGTGCGTGGCCTGGAGGCCCATGGCGGCATCCTGCACACCGGCACGGCGGTGCAACAGCTGCGGGTGGAGGGGGACCGCGTTGTCGGTGTGACCCTGGCTGATGGAACGCAGATTGCGGCGCGGCAGGTGATCTGCAATGCCGACATCTGGTCCACCCTTGGACTGCTGCCGGAGTCCGTGGCGCCGAAGTGGCAGCGTCAGCGCCAGGCCACGCCGGCCTGCAACGGTTTCCTGCACCTGCATCTGGGTTTTGATGCCTCGGGGCTGGAGGATCTGCCGATCCACACCGTCTGGGTCGACGACTGGGAGCGCGGGATCGACGCTGAGCGCAATGCCGTGGTGTTGTCGATTCCGTCGGTGTTGGATCCCTCGATGGCGCCGGCCGGTCGCCATGTGCTGCACGCCTACACCCCAGCCAGCGAACCCTGGGAGATCTGGGCTGATCTGGAGCGCGACAGTGCGGCGTATCAGCAGAGAAAAAAGGAGCGATGCGCTGTGTTCTGGCGGGTTTTGGAACGCCGTATTCCCGACATCCGCGACCGCTGCGAGTTGATCATGGAGGGAACGCCGCTGACCCACAGCCATTTCCTCAATGTTCATCAGGGCAGTTATGGCCCCGCCCTATCAGCGGCTGAAGGTCTCTTCCCTGGCGTGACGACACCCTTGGCCAATCTCTGGCTGTGTGGTGCAAGCACCTTCCCCGGTATCGGCATCCCCCCCGTTGCAGCGAGTGGTGCGATGGCGGCCCATGCCGTCCTCGGCCGGGAGACGCAAAACAGTCTGCTGCGGGAGCTGGAGCTTTGA